One Methanococcus aeolicus Nankai-3 DNA segment encodes these proteins:
- a CDS encoding outer membrane protein assembly factor BamB family protein, producing the protein MINIVKKLIGEDKKLVEKGDYYFGMGNYKSALYHYKKALEINEKNEGAKKGINKIHAEMAFKKGIRLTMENNYNRAIALFNEAIRLNKELEPKATEKINLCKKILELRKKADELYEEGDYKDAIVEYKNVLKVFPQDRYSIDKIYKINKLKKIMENIDELLNKIEISYDESIGNEILEKLNKLESIDRNNLKIRKYIETVTSKLVNLEINSKINEGKKLYEDGHYENALAKFNAVIKLDNNNEEAIEYKTKIEKILALRQDSEELYRRGEYNHSLSKLNEILDINPNDEYAKHTIQVVQDMIDLMEEGNKYYINNDFEDAIAIYNEILKLNPKDEHIKNISDQIIKNYLDIIKSITPENYREVYTYKCNPIIEFSPIIFDEYINNLKNLIDDLYEQGNYEKSIEILFYYWELIGGKGIIDGFELESSVKSVKVIKQDKNVAVVGCEYIPKLRYAPMYCIDIQNRQILWKYNVACDSYILKVKDEDIIVGCNLGHVTSVNLNDGSTQWKILTDNNAPVADILIMDKKDGNYDSHMGDVVFAGCKFGYIYALNRDDGKVLWTHKSPHDIIHMKYIKNVLCAASGNPTILSGGGAVYGIDIKTGYILWKYAGNYIYAMEHCMKYNSIIIGTSNEMIYSINGNNGDLLWKYATHNRVIKTISLDKEEDILIAGSGELSNVSKLGSNIYALDLKTGLEKWIHRAKSEGIESTDIVNTKNGKIVMAKGIYKPSLNITPVYIMELNSGKLLWKYRAKGHIRAVNAVNSKNPTGNKHDEIDNFVYDGIRIKYIPHNRPNSITVQNLEILEGHNLSSYNISNDISELLVSDETNNILVGCFDGRVYIFNKNEVENGQFILLQEILKTSPIISELLHDEIKHILDLINQKKPFSNPVKAKRLIDKAKKLLNRNDYYKARELINESRKYTNSNIELDAKLMKKVFEINTWEDVGISFDYIKGDMPLYNLRVTCSDESVKLKYLKFIDKISPGESKMLRLLMLPVYKGKYPLALDVICEDEEGNPLEKKVFEYRITVKSIKSDTDSGSI; encoded by the coding sequence ATGATTAATATTGTTAAAAAACTAATTGGAGAAGATAAAAAATTAGTAGAGAAAGGTGATTATTATTTTGGTATGGGGAATTATAAATCTGCTTTGTACCACTATAAAAAAGCACTTGAAATAAACGAAAAAAACGAAGGGGCTAAAAAGGGAATTAATAAAATTCATGCCGAGATGGCATTTAAAAAAGGAATTAGATTAACAATGGAAAATAATTATAACCGTGCAATAGCATTATTTAACGAAGCCATTAGATTAAATAAAGAATTAGAGCCAAAGGCTACGGAAAAAATAAATTTATGTAAAAAAATATTGGAGCTCCGAAAAAAAGCCGATGAACTATATGAGGAAGGAGATTATAAAGATGCCATTGTTGAATACAAAAATGTATTGAAAGTATTCCCTCAGGACAGATATTCAATAGATAAAATATATAAAATAAATAAATTAAAAAAGATAATGGAAAATATAGATGAATTATTAAATAAAATAGAAATATCATACGATGAATCAATAGGTAATGAAATCCTTGAAAAATTAAATAAATTGGAATCCATAGATAGAAATAATTTAAAAATTAGAAAATATATAGAAACTGTTACTTCAAAACTGGTAAATCTTGAAATAAATAGTAAAATAAATGAAGGAAAAAAATTATATGAAGATGGACATTACGAAAATGCACTAGCAAAATTCAATGCAGTTATAAAATTAGATAATAATAACGAAGAAGCTATTGAATATAAAACCAAAATAGAAAAAATACTGGCATTAAGACAAGATTCAGAAGAATTATATCGTAGGGGAGAATATAATCATTCACTATCCAAACTTAATGAAATTTTAGATATAAATCCAAATGATGAATATGCAAAACATACCATACAAGTAGTTCAAGATATGATAGACCTAATGGAGGAAGGTAATAAATATTATATAAACAATGATTTTGAAGATGCCATTGCAATATATAACGAAATATTAAAACTTAATCCAAAGGACGAACATATAAAAAATATCTCCGACCAAATAATTAAAAATTATTTAGATATTATAAAATCCATAACTCCGGAGAATTATCGTGAAGTATATACTTATAAATGCAACCCAATAATTGAATTTAGCCCAATTATATTCGATGAGTATATAAACAACTTAAAAAATTTAATTGATGATCTTTATGAACAGGGCAATTATGAAAAATCTATTGAAATATTATTTTATTATTGGGAGCTTATAGGAGGTAAAGGCATAATAGATGGATTTGAATTGGAAAGTAGTGTTAAGTCAGTAAAAGTAATAAAACAGGATAAAAATGTTGCCGTAGTAGGATGCGAGTATATACCTAAATTACGATATGCCCCTATGTATTGTATAGATATTCAAAATAGACAAATATTATGGAAATATAATGTGGCATGTGATTCATATATATTAAAAGTTAAAGATGAAGATATAATTGTAGGATGTAATTTAGGACATGTGACATCAGTGAATTTAAACGATGGCTCAACGCAGTGGAAGATTCTAACGGACAATAATGCACCCGTTGCAGATATACTTATTATGGATAAAAAAGATGGAAATTACGACAGCCACATGGGCGATGTAGTTTTTGCAGGATGTAAATTTGGTTATATCTATGCATTAAATAGGGACGATGGAAAGGTTTTATGGACACATAAATCACCCCATGATATAATTCATATGAAATATATTAAAAATGTGTTATGTGCTGCCAGTGGCAATCCCACAATTTTATCAGGTGGAGGAGCGGTATATGGCATAGATATAAAAACTGGCTATATATTATGGAAGTATGCTGGGAATTATATATATGCAATGGAACACTGTATGAAATATAATAGTATTATTATTGGGACATCTAATGAAATGATTTATTCAATAAACGGAAATAATGGAGATTTACTGTGGAAATATGCAACCCATAACAGAGTGATAAAAACTATTTCCCTCGATAAAGAAGAGGATATTCTAATTGCAGGTTCAGGAGAATTATCTAATGTTAGTAAATTGGGAAGCAATATTTATGCATTAGATTTGAAAACTGGTTTAGAAAAATGGATACATAGAGCAAAAAGTGAAGGCATAGAATCAACAGATATAGTAAATACAAAAAATGGAAAAATTGTAATGGCAAAAGGCATTTATAAACCTTCATTAAATATAACGCCCGTATATATTATGGAATTAAATAGTGGTAAGCTTTTGTGGAAATATAGAGCAAAAGGGCATATTAGGGCGGTAAATGCAGTAAACTCTAAGAATCCGACAGGCAATAAGCATGATGAAATTGATAATTTCGTATATGACGGGATAAGAATAAAATATATACCACATAATAGGCCCAACAGCATCACAGTTCAAAACTTAGAGATATTGGAGGGGCATAACTTGAGTAGTTATAATATATCCAATGACATAAGTGAATTATTGGTATCTGATGAAACAAATAATATATTGGTTGGCTGTTTTGATGGGCGGGTATATATATTTAATAAAAACGAAGTTGAAAATGGTCAATTCATATTATTGCAAGAAATATTGAAAACATCCCCTATAATTTCGGAATTATTGCATGATGAAATAAAACATATATTAGATTTGATAAATCAAAAAAAGCCATTTTCAAATCCAGTAAAGGCTAAAAGATTAATTGATAAAGCAAAAAAACTATTGAATAGGAATGATTATTATAAGGCAAGGGAATTAATCAATGAGTCAAGGAAATACACCAACTCCAATATAGAATTAGATGCAAAATTAATGAAAAAAGTATTTGAAATAAATACTTGGGAAGATGTTGGGATATCTTTTGATTATATAAAAGGAGATATGCCATTATATAATCTTAGAGTAACTTGTTCGGATGAAAGTGTAAAACTAAAATACTTAAAATTTATTGATAAAATATCTCCTGGCGAATCAAAAATGTTGCGGCTATTAATGCTTCCAGTATATAAAGGAAAATATCCATTG